The stretch of DNA TCGGGCCGTCTTCCCAGGACGGATGTCCCAGTGACTTTGGTGGCCGTCAGCTCCCGGCTAACAGTTGCGGGCACAGTCCCGGATTTGCACCGGGTTCCCTCTTCGCCCCGCTCTCACGGGAACCATCTGCGCGGCTGTGTCGCGCATCGGCCGGCCTGCTGTCAACCGGGGCTGACGGGACGGCGGGTGGGCGGGGCAGGTGGAGGGGCTAACGGCGGCGACGAACCGGCGGTGCCGGATCAGAAATCGATGCCGCGCTGCGCCCGGATGCCGGCGGCAAAGGGATGCTTCACCTCGCGCATCTCGCTGACCAGATCGGCATAGTCCATCAGCTCCGGCCTTGCGTCACGCCCGGTCAGGATCACCCCGGTGCGCGCGGCGCGGCGGTCAAGCACGTCCAGCACCCGCGCGATATCCAGATAGTCGTAGCGCAGGGCGATGTTGATTTCATCGAGCACGACCAGATCGAAATCCCCGCCGGTGATCATCGCCTCGGCCCGCGCCAGCGCCTGGGTGGCGGCGGCGACATCGCGGTCACGGTCCTGCGTGTCCCAGGTGAAACCCTCGCCCATGGTGTGCCACACCAGCTCGTCGGGAAAGCGCGCAAAGAACGCGCGTTCGCCGGTTTTCCAGCTGCCCTTGATGAACTGGACGACGCCAACCCGCTGCCCCCAGCCCAGCGCCCGCGCAATCACCCCGAACGCCGATGACGACTTGCCCTTGCCATTGCCGGTATGGACGAGCACCAGCCCCCGCTCCGGATCGCGCGCCTCCCGCGTCTTCTCCCGCTGCGCACGCTGCACCGCCTGCATCCGCACCTTGTGCGCGCCGGCATCGTGATCGGGGGTGTCGGTCATTCGGTAGGGTTCCTTGAGGGGGGGAGAATCGGGCGAGGGACTGATGTATTGACCGTCGCCGGTAACGAAAGTCAGCGCTTCCCCTGACCGGCCACCGGCGACGCGATCACCGACAGTCAGGCCGAAGCGGCGAAGCGACTCGTGCCGTTCCAAAGCCATATCGGGATGCGACAGGCGCTCGATCTTCTCACGACGGACGAGCAGCGCTAGGCGTTCGCTACCTCTTCGAACATTGCCTTCAGCGGGCCGGGCAGAAGCCGCGGTATTCGGTAAGAACTTCTTCGACTACGGCCAACACGAGCGCCCCGCGGTTCGACCATTTTCGCAGATACGGGAAGGCCGCGCGAAGCGCATCTTCGAGCGCGTGGTCGTCCATAACGAGATAATCGCGAAGGACATTGGTCGTCGTGCCGTCCAGATAGCTGACCGGGGCTAGAGTCCCGCTGCCCGTCGTGACAACCTTGTGCTGGATCGCATCGACCATGCGCTGAAGTTCGACATTAGCCAGAGTGTCCACGCCGGCGAAGCGCGCGATATCTTGCAATTCTTCAGGTGCGCGACGCTCTTTGACGAGCAATAGGCAAATCAGGAGCGGATCGAGCAAAAGGTTCTCGATGCCGTTGTGCGATCCCTCGGCTATGACCCGCACGCGACCGACAGAGGTGGCGGTGCCATCCCAATCGACTATCCCATACACACTCTTGTTGCCGGCTTCGTCGAGCCGCTGAACTATGTTCGTGACGATGGTGCAGCCGCTGTTCGTTTCGCCGCCATCTTTGTTCCGCATTCCGGTCGACAGGAAGTTGAGTTCGCGGGCGCATTCGATACGAGATTTAATGAGCGAATAGACCCGCTCGTATATCGCCGCGTCGGTGTCACTTTCCGTGAAGACCTGTCGCCGGCCAGAATAGTCGATCGACAGCGTAGGGACACCAAAGGTGAGCCTATTAAGAGCGTCCTGCTTGGAGATTTTGGTTAGTCCCGAGAGGCCGTCGCTCATTTCGAAAAGAGCGTCTTCGGGGCCAGGGCAACGGTGGTCGGCGAGTGCGTAGTGATGATGCAGTAAATACCCTGCTTCTCGACGAGCCCGTTGCTTATTGCTCCTAGCCACCGATGCACCATCTCGGGATGCAAGGACGCGTCCATTTCGTCCAGCAAGAGCAGCTTCGGTCGCTTTACGTTCATAAGCTGCTCGTCATATTCGAAGGACGAGAGCGCAAATTGAAATAGAACCTTCTCGCCCGACGATAGATTGGCCGTGCCGACCGCTTCACCTGCTGGCTTCTTCAAAAGGTTGATGGATACCGGCGTAAACTTGAGCGTGTCGGGAGCCGCCACCTCATAAGGAAGGCCAAAAGCCTCGATCGTTGCGTTGAGTTGGTCCCACGGAGGCGCGCCGAACAACTCTCGAAACCGCTCTTCCGTGAAGGCTGTGTTCGATCCGTTATGCTGATCTTCGAGTTGCTTCAGGCGGTTCGCCAACAAAGCGTCACGATATCGACCGAACACCAAAGCCATATTCGCACCGAACTGGTCGGCTTCACCCCACGGCGAGAACTGCTCCATATGCTCTGCGGTGACTTCAAGAGGCGGGATGCCGAGCCGTTCGGCCACCTGTCGCACCGGGATCAAAACCGGATGCTGCGGACCATGCTGCTCTGCGCTCCCATTCACCGACCCGTGGATTAGTCGATCCTCCGCAATTCGGTAAAGCTCTTCGATGTGCTGAATAGCATCCGGGTCGGTTTCACCAAGACGCTCGATAAGGGCGGCCGGCCCGATGCGCCAAACATCGTCACCGTTAAGAACGCTTTCGTATCGATTTGCCGTCGCCTGGGCCATTCGTGTCCGTTGATCGAGGGTCACGGTCGCTCGCGCGTGCTCAAAGCCACCGCCGGGCATTCCGGGCATCGGCTGGCCTTGCATGGACATATATTGTTGGGCGGGTTGCGCGGCGCCCAAGCCGCCGTCGTTCACAAGCAGTCTGATCTCTTGCGCTTGCGGTGTCGCGCCACCGGGCGGCCGCGCACCTTGACCGTTATCTGCGGCGGCAATTGAGTTGCGAACCTGGCCACCAGCGATTGCTTGTAGCAGGTGTGACTTCCCGCTTCCGTTGATGCCGACGATAACTGTTAGCGCGGGCAGGGTTACGGTCGGGAACGCCTTGATCGACAGATATGGAAACTGAAGGCTCAACTGCATTCACGCTCTCCGATTCGCCGTCAACAGAGAACATGCCCGAAACACGCGGTCAACGATTGGGCCGATCACAAATATATTTGCACCGTGGATCGCGCCGAACGCGCACCTGAACCTAGTCGGAACCTGTAACAGAAATCCGGTTCCGTACCCCGGAGGGCTATCCAACTAACTATCCGATTTAAATGGATAAACTGGTGGACGCACTAGGGCTCGAACCTAGGACCCGCTGATTAAGAGTCAGCTGCTCTACCAACTGAGCTATGCGTCCACGCTTGGCAGGCGGCGCATGTGTCGGATTCGCGCCGCCGCGTCAAGCGGGGAATTTGCGCTTTTTCGCATCGCGCGGGGTTCGGGGCGGGGCGGGGGCGCGCTCCGGCGACCGCCCGTCGCCTGTGCGCCACCTGTCCGCCGCACCTTGTCACCCGATGCCCTGTTCGCGCATCATCGCCGCATAACCATCCAAGAGAGAGAGGGTCATATGCTGGGCGGGATGCAGGATTTCGTGTTGCGGGTGCCGCGGCTGATCGATCACGCCGCGCGGGAGCACGGCGGGCAGGAGCTGGTCACCCACTGGGCCGATGGGCGGCAGACGCGCACCGACTGGGCCGGGGTTGCGCATGATGCGCGGCGGCTGGCGCAGGCGCTGGAGGCGCTGGGGATGAAGCCAGGGGACCGGATCGCAACGCTGGCCATGAACCATGTCAATCACCTGATCGCCTGGTATGGCGCGATCGGCATGGGCGGGGTGATCCACACGATCAATCCGCGCCTGTTCGATGAACAGATCGTCTATATCGCCAACCATGCCGAGGACCGGGTGCTGTTTTACGACCGCGCCTTTGCCCCGATTGTCGAACGGCTGAAGCCGCAGCTGACCAGCATCGAGCATTATGTGGTGTTCGACGATGGCAGCTTCGAAGCGATGCTCGCGCCCCACAGCGGCGATTATGCCTGGGTGGAGGGGGATGAGCGCGATCCCTGCATGCTCTGCTACACCAGCGGGACGACCGGCAACCCCAAGGGCGTGCTGTATGAGCATCGCTCGACCATGCTGCACGCGATGACCGAGGTGGCGCCGGCGGTGTTCAACCTGTCGCCGCTGGCCGTCGCGCTGCCGGTGGTGCCGATGTTCCACGCCGCCGCTTGGGGCCTGCCCTTTGCCGGCGCGCTGGCGGGGATCAAGTTCGTGTTCTCCGCGATCAACGATCCCAAGGTGCTGACCGATCTGATGAATGCGGAAAAGGTCACGCATTCGGCCGGCGTGCCGACCGTGTGGCTGGCGCTGTTCCAGCATATGGACGCCACCGGCGATGCGCCCCGGCATCTGGAACTGGTGACGATCGGCGGATCGGCCGCGCCGCGCGCGATGATCGAACGGCTGATGAAGATGGGCATCCGCGTCGGCCATGCCTGGGGGATGACGGAAACGTCGCCGATCGGCACGATGGGCGCGCCGCCGGCCGACTGGAACGCGCTCAGCTTTGAACAGCAGGTCGATCTGGTCGTCCGCCAGGGGCGGGTGCCGTTCGGTGTCGAGTTGCGCGTCGTCGACGATGAAGGCCGGGTGCAGCCGCGCGACGGCAGGTCGAGCGGGCGGCTGCAGGTGCGCGGCCCCTGGGTGATCAAGCGCTATTTCAAGGCCGATGCCGACAGCGTCGATGCCGATCAGTGGTTCGACACCGGCGATGTGTCGGTGCTGCACCCCGATGGCACGATGCAGATCACCGACCGGGCAAAAGATGTGATCAAATCGGGCGGTGAATGGATCAGCTCGGTCGAGCTGGAAAATGCCG from Sphingomonas changnyeongensis encodes:
- the cobO gene encoding cob(I)yrinic acid a,c-diamide adenosyltransferase, translating into MTDTPDHDAGAHKVRMQAVQRAQREKTREARDPERGLVLVHTGNGKGKSSSAFGVIARALGWGQRVGVVQFIKGSWKTGERAFFARFPDELVWHTMGEGFTWDTQDRDRDVAAATQALARAEAMITGGDFDLVVLDEINIALRYDYLDIARVLDVLDRRAARTGVILTGRDARPELMDYADLVSEMREVKHPFAAGIRAQRGIDF
- a CDS encoding AAA family ATPase; translation: MQLSLQFPYLSIKAFPTVTLPALTVIVGINGSGKSHLLQAIAGGQVRNSIAAADNGQGARPPGGATPQAQEIRLLVNDGGLGAAQPAQQYMSMQGQPMPGMPGGGFEHARATVTLDQRTRMAQATANRYESVLNGDDVWRIGPAALIERLGETDPDAIQHIEELYRIAEDRLIHGSVNGSAEQHGPQHPVLIPVRQVAERLGIPPLEVTAEHMEQFSPWGEADQFGANMALVFGRYRDALLANRLKQLEDQHNGSNTAFTEERFRELFGAPPWDQLNATIEAFGLPYEVAAPDTLKFTPVSINLLKKPAGEAVGTANLSSGEKVLFQFALSSFEYDEQLMNVKRPKLLLLDEMDASLHPEMVHRWLGAISNGLVEKQGIYCIITTHSPTTVALAPKTLFSK
- a CDS encoding long-chain fatty acid--CoA ligase; translation: MLGGMQDFVLRVPRLIDHAAREHGGQELVTHWADGRQTRTDWAGVAHDARRLAQALEALGMKPGDRIATLAMNHVNHLIAWYGAIGMGGVIHTINPRLFDEQIVYIANHAEDRVLFYDRAFAPIVERLKPQLTSIEHYVVFDDGSFEAMLAPHSGDYAWVEGDERDPCMLCYTSGTTGNPKGVLYEHRSTMLHAMTEVAPAVFNLSPLAVALPVVPMFHAAAWGLPFAGALAGIKFVFSAINDPKVLTDLMNAEKVTHSAGVPTVWLALFQHMDATGDAPRHLELVTIGGSAAPRAMIERLMKMGIRVGHAWGMTETSPIGTMGAPPADWNALSFEQQVDLVVRQGRVPFGVELRVVDDEGRVQPRDGRSSGRLQVRGPWVIKRYFKADADSVDADQWFDTGDVSVLHPDGTMQITDRAKDVIKSGGEWISSVELENAAVGCPGVAEAAAVGVHHPKWDERPLLLVVRKPGAEVTADQILAHLAGHVAKWWLPDEILFVDSLPHTATGKLLKTALRDQYRDYRLATVAA